In the Angustibacter sp. Root456 genome, GAGTCCGCGGGCGAGGACGCCTCGTCGGGCGAATCATCCACGTCCGCGAGCTCGTCGTCCGATGACGCGCCGCGCCCCACCGAGCCGAGCACCAACCCGCCCGGCTCGGCCGCCAAGAAGGCAGCGCCGAAGAAGTCCTCGCCGCCCAAGAGCTGAGCGAGCCGCGCCACATCGCACAAGTGGCCCATCCGGAACCGTCCGGGTGGGCCACTTCTGCGTTGTCGTTCAGCCGAGCGCTGCGGTGTCAGGCCATGAAGTCGTTGAGGACGGCGGCGAACCGCTCCGGCTCCTCCAGGTGCGGGAAGTGCCCGGCGCTCTCGAACACCTCGACGCGGACGTCCGTGAACGCCGTCCGTGCCCGTTCGGCGTGACCGGCGGGGATGAGCCGGTCGCGAGCGCCCCAGACGACGAGCGTGGGCACGGCGATGGCCTCGGCCAACCGGTCGTGGGCGCTGATCGACTGGCCGCCGGTGTCGATGACCGCGCGGGTGGTGGCGAGGAAGGCGCGCCGGCTCTCGGCGTCCGAGAGCGACGCGAAGCTCTCCCAGGCGATGCGAGCGTCGGCGCCGGCTCGCCACCCGGTGAGCGACAGAGCGCGCCCCACCGTGTCGACGCCGCCGCGCACCAGGGGCGAGGCCAGCACCGGCAGCACCCACTCGGCTCCGGGCAGCGTGGCCGAGCGCAGCAGTGGGCTGACCGTGCGGCCGAGGCCGCCGCTCGCGACGAGGGCGAGCCGGTCGACGCGCTCGGGGAACAGGTAGCAGAGCTGCATCGCGATGCCGCCGCCGAGCGAGTGCCCGACCAGCGTGACTCGCTCGACGTCGAGGCGGTCGAGCAGGTCGCGCAGCGTGGCCGCGTGGGCGCCGAGCGAGTAGTCACCACGCGGTTTGTCGGACATGCCGTGGCCGAACAGGTCGGGCACGATCACGCGGTGGTCCTCGTCGAGCCGGTCGACGAGGTGGGTCCAGTTGCGGTGCGAGCCCAGCAGGCCGTGGATGAACAGGACGGCGGAGCCGTGGCCGCTGTCGATGAACGACAGCGCGTGCCCGTGGATCGTGACCGTCCGGACGTCGTGGGTGCTGTCTTCGAGACTCACCTGAACCACCTACGGGTCCTCCCGTTGCCGGAGCCCCTGCTCTGGTTACCTACTGAACAGTAACCGGCGGCGGCGCCCCGCGCGCAGCGTCTGCGTCAGGAGTGGCTCGTGTCGTCCGGGCGGACGAACCAGGCGGTGGGCCGGACGAACGCCCACCGCCTGGTGCGCGTCACACCTGGAACCGAGCGACCTGCTGCTCGAGCTCGGCCGACATGCGGGCCAGCTGCTCGGTGGCGCTCAGGGTCGCCGTCGCGCTGCTGCTCGTCTGCACGGCGCTGTGCGCCATCGCCGTGATGTTCTGGGCGATCTCACTGGAGCCCGTGGCCGCCTCGGCGACGTTGCGGCTCATCTCGTTGGTGGTGGCCGTCTGCTCCTCGACGGCCGAGGCGATGGTCACCTGGGTGTCGTTGATGCGGGCGATGATCTCGGAGATCTCGTCGATCGCGGCGACCGCGGCCGCTGTGTCGGCCTGGATGGCCTCGACGCGGCGTCCGATGTCGTCGGTGGCCTTGCTGGTCTCGTGGGCCAGCTCCTTGACCTCGCCCGCCACCACAGCGAACCCCTTACCCGCCTCGCCGGCACGCGCCGCCTCGATGGTGGCGTTGAGCGCCAGCAGGTTGGTCTGCTCGGCGATCGAGGTGATGACCTTGATGACGTTGCCGATCTCGGTCGACGAATCACCCAGCTTGGCCATGGTCAACGACGTGGACGACGCGACGGCGACCGCCTGCGACGCGACCCCCGCTGCGCTCGTGGCCTGGTGGGCGATCTCGCGGATCGAGGCCGACATCTCCTCCGTGCCCGCCGCGACCGTCTGGGCGTTGCGGGAGACCTGCTCGGCGGCCGCCGAGACGACCTCGGCCTGCGCGGAGGACTCATCGGCCGAGGACGCGATCTGCTCCGAGGTGGACGACATCTGCGCCGCTGCGGAGGCGAGATCGGTCGCGTTGTCGCGGATCGCCTGCACCACGGTGCCCACTGACGCGGTCGCCGTGTTGAGAGCAGCCGCCATGGCTCCGATCTCGTCGCGGCTGTCATCGTTCACGCGCACGGTGAGGTCGCCGGTCGACACGGCGCTCAGGGCCTGCGCCTGACGCTTCAGCCGGGGGACGATGTTGCGGATCAGCAGCCAGCCGGCCAGCAGTGCGAGCAGGACGCCGAGGGCGACCGTGACAGCCAGCGTGGTCTGCGAGCGGCTGACGCCGTCGTGGAACTCGGTGCCCTGGGTGAGCAACTTCTCCGCCTGCTGGGTCTCCTGGTCGAACGTGTCCTCGTAGGTCTTGCGCAGATCACGGCCCTTGGTGAAGCTCAGCTCACGAGCACCCGCGGCGTCGGTGGCGCGCAGCTTGAGCACCTGGTCGACCACGTCGGTCCAGGCTGCGAGCTGCCCGACGCCCTGGTCGAGCTGCTGGCGGTCCTTGCCGGCGGGTGCGAGCCGCCGCGCGGTGGCGATGGCGTCCTGCAGCTTGATCTCGCGCTTGGCAATCTCGGCGCCGTACGACGCGTCGCCGGTGAGCAGGGCGCCGCGCTCGTCGTTCGCCATCGACTTGGCCGTGAGCCGGATCGTGTAGAGGGCCTGCACGTACGGCACCGCCCGGCCGACCTCGCCGTCACGCACTCCGCGCAGGCCCCGGACGGCGGACACCCCGGTGAGGCCGTTCACCAGCGCCACCGCCAGCAGCAGCCCCAGAACGCCCGTGATCTTGACGCCGATTCCGAGGTCGCGCAGTTTGCCGAGCCTTGACGGGCGGCCCTGCGTGAGCGTGGCGGCGCCGGGCTGGACAGTGGACACGGGTTCCTCGATTCTCCGGACGCCGGCCCCGACGGCAGCGATCCAGTGGGCGCAGAGGTTGAGAGGCCGCCGCGGCTATGTGATATCGCACAGGTCTGTGGATGACTGCTGTATCGGCCAGGCGGGGGGCGAGTTGAGCCGGTGTCCACGTCACCCCTACGCCAGGTGAACCTCGACGTCAGGAGCCGGCCGCGCCGCTCGGCCGGACGATCTGCTGGAGCGCCCAGCGGTTGCCGTCGGGGTCGTCGAAGCGCACGAACCGGCCCCACGGCTGCTCGTCGACGTCGCTGCACGCCACGCCGCGCTCGCGCAGGTGGGCGCAGGCGGCGTCGGCGTCGTCAACCACCACCTGGATGAACTGCTTCGAGCCGGGCGGCATCATCTCCAGCCCCACACCGAAGCAGAACGAGCAGGCGGAGCCGGGTGGCGTGACCTGCACGAAGCGCAGACCCTCGTTGACGGTCACGTCGTGGTCGACGTTCCAGCCGACTTCGTCGCCGTAGAAGGCGACCGAACGGTCGACGTCCGCCACGGCCAGCGGGATGAGCTCGATCCTGAAGTCCATGGGGTGCTCCTCACCCTCGGGGTCCTCAGGTGAGTGGATCACCGGGGTCCGACAGTCCCGGCCGCTCAGCTGGCATAACGCAGCTCGACGCGTCGGTTGGCGGCACGGCCCTCGGGGTTGTCCTTGCCGTCCTTGGTGTTGGGCTTGACGGGGCGGGACTCTCCGAACCCCCGGACGTCGAGGCGCAGGTCCGGCCTCGCCTGATGCACGACCGCCGCGACGGCTGCGGCGCGGGCGCGCGAGAGGGACTGGTTGCGGGCGGCGTCGCCCACCGAGTCGGTGTGGCCGTACACGCTGAGCCGTGCGCCCTTCGGGATGCTGCTGAGCAGGGCCTTGATCTTGGCGGAAGCCGCGTCCGGCAGCTCGGCGCGCCCGAAGGCGAACAGGATGTCCGATCGCAGGCTGACGACCGTCTCGTCGCCCTCCGTCGACGTGGTCTCGACGTCCTCGACGCGGGGTCGGATGTCCGCCACGTTGAGGTCGATGTCGTGCACCGAGTCGGCCAGCTCGGCTTGCGAGGGCTGGGGCAGATCGTCGACAGCCGACGCCGAAGCGGCCACCGGCAAGGCGAGCAGGACCATCGCGAGCGCCCCGGTTGCGGCGATTCGGCGGCTCGTCACTGGATCGGGACGTCGGAGAACGCCGGGATCGCGTCGGAGAACAGGACGTTGACCTTGGTGACCTCCGGCGGGGGTGCCGCGAACACGGCGTACACGAACATGGGCTGCCCCGAGCCGGCCCGCACCACGAGGTCGTTGCTCAACAGGATCCTGCCGTCGGCGCGCACGACCGAGTACTGCTTGAGGTTCACCGTGTCGATGAGGCTGGGCCTCCAGCTGTTCGAGCCGAGCACCCGGAAGAGGCTCTGCGGGTCACTGAGCGTGGTCGTCGGGGTGACCGCGGCGGTCAGGACGACCAGCTTCTCCTTGCGCTTCAACCCGAGCAGGTCGACCTTCACCGTGGCCGTGGGGTCCTTCTGCATGCCGGTCTTGGCGGTCACCGAGGCGATGGGGTGGTCGAGGGCCTCCAGGCCGACGCCGGCCTCGGCCGAGCCGTTCTTCTGCGGGTCCACGGACGTCGCGGCACTGGGTGAACCAGCAGCCGTGGACGTCGGGGATGGATTGCCGCCCTTGGCCTCGTCCTTCGTGGTGCCCGAGCAGGCGGTCAGCGCCAGGCCCGCGCTCAGGACGCAGACGGTGAGCAGCCGTGTGGCGTGCATGCGGTGTCCCCCCTGTCACGCGGCCGACCTGGTGATCGTGCCGCGCCAGAAGGTAGCAAGGCGAGCCAGTCACAGCACGTCGGCGTGGCCGGGCTCAAGGCCACCGGCCTGGATCAGCGCGAGGACGTCGTCGGTGGCCCGTACGTCACCGAAGCTGCGGTAGACCACGTGGAGGGTGGCGTCGTGGTCGCGGTCACGGACGGCGGCGCAGCCGTCGGCGACCAGCACGACGCGGTAGCCAAGGGCCGACGCGTCGCGGACGGTCGACTCGACGCACACGTTGGTGACCGTGCCCGTGACGACCAGCGTGGCGATGGCGCGGGCCGCCAGCAGGTCGTGCAGGTCGCACGTTCCGGGGAAGAAGGCGCTGGGGCCGGACTTGTCGACGACGACGTCCGCGGGGTCGACGTCGAGCCCTCTCCACAGCCGCTCGCGCGGCGCGCCCGCACCGCCTGACTGCGAGTAGAGCTCGGCCACGCGGTCCCCGAAGAACTCGCGCGTCACGGGCGACGGCGCCGTGGTGCGGGGCACGACCCAGGCGACCGTGCCGCCTTCGGCTCGCAGAGCTCCGGCGAGGCGGTTGACCTTTGGCAGGATTCCGCGCACGTAGGCGGACTCCTCGACGAAGAACGGCACGACGTCGACGACGACCAGTGCCGTCGTCCGAGGGTCGAGCCGGACGTAGGCGTGCTCGCGTCCCCGGCGTGCCACGTGCCGGTCGATCTCGCGCTGATCGATGGACCACTCGTGATGCGCGACGTCCTCACGCATCAGTGGGTGATCGTCGTCTGCTGGTAGAGCGCGAGGCGCGGCTCGCCGTCCTGCAGCCGGTAGACGCTGGTCATCAGCGCGACGAACGGCTCGGGGTCGCCGGCTCGGGTCGCCGTGGCGCGGTAGAGCAGCGCCGCGACGTCATCGCTGACCTGCACGAGTCGTTCATCAGTGAGCTCGTAGGTGTCCCACGGCGGTGAGTCGTTGAGCGAGCTGGCGACCGTGGCGCGGTCGAGCACCATGCCGTTGACGAGCACCATCACCGCGTCGTCCGTCATGAGGGCACCGTAGAAATCGCCGCCCTGTGAACGAGTGAGCGAGTCCCACCCCTGGCGCTCGAAGTTGGTGAGTGTTGACAGGTCGAAAGCACTCATGCACTCGATGCTATGAGCTGACACCGGTGCGGCCATTGCGTGTCAACGGCGTCGGCTGCACGGGCCACCGGCTGAGCCGAGCTTCACTCGAGGCGGCCGTAGCCAAAGACGTGACACGTCAGAACGTCTATCTCCCGTCGCGAGTCACCGAAGAAGGCACCCATGCGATGGCAGACGCGTACGTACGGCCGCTCACGCGCCCCGCCATCCTGTTTCCAGTTCGAGTTGGGGACGATGAGGAACAAGTGCTGTGCGTCCGGTGCGATGTGCGCCTTCCAAATGTCCTTTAGGTCGTGGTTGTTATTCACCGTCCCGCCGCGTTCGACCTCGGCGATAACGCCCGTTTGGGGGCCGAGGCGATAAAAGAAGTCGGGCCTGGGTCGGGAGACGATTCCATCCTCGCGAGTAAGCAGAACTTCCTCGTCGAACCCCAAGCGATCTTTGAGTATCGACGACGCGATCTGCTGAATGGCTAGGCTCTTGGCACCGTGGATGTGCGCTGCGTCGATCGCCATCGACTCCAGGTGCAATGCGTCTCGCAGGCGATGCGCCAATTCGTCGACCTTGCGGCTTGCGGCACTCTCGGCGGGAGTGATGACAGCGCGTTGAAACCGCTTGTACTCGATCGACACGAGCGCAGCTTTTCATCGACAGATGCGAAAAGCGACTCTGACAAGCAATTGGGGATGGGCGGAGGACAGCAGCTCTGATATTCGTCACCACGGGCCACATTTCTTGGCGGCCGCTCAGTCCCCAGGACGAGCGCGGAGCTGCTGCACGAGCGCGTTCGCATCACCTACCGGGCCCAGGTGGGCGAGCTTGTCGGGGTTGACGACCGCCCGCACGCCGGCGACCTCACCGCCCTGGACGTCGAGCGCCCACACCGCATACAGCTGGCCCCCGACCGAGAACAGCGCACCGGGATCGCCGTTGACCTCCGCCAGGCGGATCTCGACGTCCGGAAGTCGTCGCAGCACGCCCAGCCAGTTCGTGAGGGTGTGCGCCACCCGGCTCCGCCCCTGCTGCGAGCGGGCGAGCGACGGCGCCTTGCCGCCGCCGTCACCTACGAGCACGACGTCGTGGGCCAGCAGCGACTCCAGCCCCGCGAGGTCACCCTCCCGCGCCGCCGCGAAGAACCGCTCCGCCAGCTCGGCCCGACGCTCGGACGTCGTGGTGAACCTCGGCCGGCGCTCCTCGACGTGCCGGCGAGCCCGGACGGCGAGCTGGCGCACGTTCGCCTCGCTCTTGCCCACGATGTCGGTGATCTCGCCGTACCCGTAGCCGAACACGTCGTGCAGCAGCAGCACCGCCCGCTGCTCGGGCGACAGGCTCTCGAGCACCACCAGCAGCGCCAGCGACAGTGAGTCCGCGGCCACGGCCTGCTCGGCCGGATCGTCCCGCCCGTCGGTGATCACCGGCTCCGGCAGCCAGTCGCCGACGTACCGCTCGCGCCGTACGCGCGCCGATCGCAGCTCGTCCATCGCGAGCCGCGTGGTCACGGTCGCCGTGAAAGCTCGCGGCGACCGCACCTCCTCGCCCGCCTCCAGCGCCCGGTGCACGCGCAGCAGCGCCTCCTGCACGACGTCCTCAGCCTCGCTGACGCTGCCGAGCATCCGGTAGGCGATGCCGAAGGCCACCGGCCGGAGGTCGGCGAGCAGCGACTCGCAGTCCGTCACGCGGCGCCGATCTGCAGGGACGTCGGAGCCGACAGCTCCCGGAAGCCGTCCCGCCAGGTCGCGTGGGCCGGCGCCCAGCCGAGCTCTCGCTTCGCCTTGGCGTTCGAGGCGCCGCGCAGGTCGGTCATCATCACCACGCCAGTCTCCCCGGCGATCATCCGCGCCAGCCACACCGGCACGCGCAACGGCTTCTTCGCGCCCAGCACCTCGGCCAGGTAGGGCAGCCACGTCGACACCGCGGCGGGTTCGTCGTCCACGACGTTGTAGACGCCGGGCGCCCCCCGCTCAACGGCCGCAACGGTGGCGTCGGCCGCGTCGGCGATGTGGATGAACGACCACACCCCCTGGCCGCGACCCACGAGGGGCATCTTCCGCTGTCGCACCGCGACCGTCTGCTCGCCGTCCGGCCCGAGCGAGGTGTGCGGGCCGTAGAACCCGCCGTACCGCAGCACGAGCCCGTCGGTCCAGGTCGCCGCCCGCACGGCGTCCTCGACGTGCTTGATCGCGGCGACCGTCTGCTCCATGCCGGACGGCGGCGTGTGCCCGAACGCGTCGTCCTCGGACTTCACCATCGCCCCCACGCGGTCGTAGCCGGCGAAGAAGCTCTGGGCCACGAAACGCCGGACGCCCACGGCCTGCGCCGCCGACAGCAGGTGGTCAGTGCCCTCGGTGCGCAGCCGGTTCGTCAGCGCGAACGCGCGATCGAAGTGCCGCAGGTCCATCGGCCCGATCGCCGTCAGCTGGTGGACGACGACGTCGGGCTCGGCGGCCGCGACCGCGGACGCCACCTGCTCGGCGTCCAGAGCGTCAGCCACGACCGGCACCGCACCGAGCTCACGCAGCATCGGCTGCTTGGACTCGCTGCGCGTCATGGCGTGCACCTCGTCGCCGGCGCGTACCAGCCGCGGCACCAGCTGGCGCCCCATCGCCCCGCTCGCCCCTGCTACGAACACCTTCATCGTCGACTCCCTCGTCGGTGTCAGGCCTACACCCCCACAGACGAGACAGGTCAAGGCGATGTGACACTCCGCGCGAGGGAGTCGGCCTACGAGCCGGGGGTCCGGACGCTGGTCCGGCCGCTAGCTGACACCACGGAGCTGCCCGAGCAGGCTCCGACCGAGCCCGCGCATCGCTCGCAACGCGGCGTCATCGCCTCGGGCGGCATCCGCCGCCGCGCCGTAGAACTGGTCGCACAGGCCCGGCACGCCCAGGACCTCTTCGACCTGCTCCAGCACGTCGTCGACCCGCGCGAACGTGTTGACCACGCGCTGGCCCGCCGGATCACCGAACGACTCAGCCGCGTAGATCCAGGCCACCACCGCCCCGAGCGCGAACCAGGCGGGGTTTTCTTCGGGCTCCTCGTCCTCCTGCAGGGCGGGGATGGCACTCAGCACCGCCGCCTCCGCAGTGGCCTGGTCGGGGTTCGTCGCGTCCCTGATCCGCCCCGCGAGCTCCGACAGCGGTTCCGGTGTCAACGACGCCAACTCGCCGAGCGGCTCCACGATCTCCGCCATCGCGATCGCCACAGCGAATGCCCGGTGCCGATCCTGCGCGAGAGCACGCAAGGCGGCGTAGAGAGGTGGTTCCGAAAGCTGCCCCATGCGGGCATCATCACTGCTGGCGACGGGTTGTGCCATCACCGGAGGCAGAGGGGGCCGAGCATGGCGGTGCTCGACGACGTCCGGCCACTCGGGCAACAGCTCGAGCGGTCGTATGAGGTGTACGTCCACGGCCGCCTGAAGTTCCGCGTCAAGCAGCTGGTCTACGTCGCGTTCTCGGCCGACGAGACGGTCATGGGCTTCGCCTTCCCGAAAGAGGAGCGAGCGGCGCTCGTGGCCAGCGAGCCGCAGAAGTTCCACCTGCCGTCGACGTTGGACCTGCGGTTCAACTGGGTCCACGCCCACCTCGCGGCGCTGGACGCTACCGAGGCCCGCGAGCTCGTCGTCGAGGCCTGGCGGATGGTCGTGCCGCAGAAGGTCTCCCGTGCCTACGACCTGGCCCACCCGCGAGGCCCCGGCTGACGGCGGATGACGGACCCATGGGCCATGAGTGCTCACACTGGGCTCCATGTCTGACGAGCGGCTTCCCATAGAGCAGGTCCTGCCCGGACAGCGACTGCACCCCCTGGACGACGGAGAGGTGCCGCTCATGACGTTTGCGCTGATCAAGTGCCCGGACCGAGACGGCGACGTTTCGTGGTCGTTCCGAACGTCGGAGCCGCCGAACCTCGAAGAGCTTCTGGGGGCGCTAACGGTGCAGGTGGACCTCTTGCGCCGGAGGTTGGCGTCCCAGTGGGAGGACGACTAACTCAACCAGCGGCTCCGTCGGATGGCGCTAACCATCACGGTGCGCCGAGAAGGAGAAGGTGCGCCTTCCCCGACCCAGGACTCGCCCGTTCCGCTCGATGGTGCGCACCCCACCGGCGTGGCCCGAACCCACGCAGAAGTGCCAGTGACCGATGACCCGGTCGCCCCAGCGAGGGACGATGAGGTTCCCTGGCGCCCACAGGCGTTCGGGCAGTGAGTCGACGAGGCGCGCGGGGATCACCACACCATCGTGCCTTCGATGGCACCGGTCGCGCGCGTCGTCCTGAAGTGGAGCCAAGGGGACTCGAACCCCTAACCCCCTGCTTGCAAAGCAGGTGCGCTACCAATTGCGCCATGGCCCCTGGGGCAGTCCCCGGGTCCGCGCCGAAGCGCGGGGAGAAGCATCAGACCGCGTCGGTCGCCTCGGCCCAGAGGTTCTGCTCGGCCTTGTCGGCCTCGACCTTGCGCCAGACGGCGAAGGCACCGACACCTGCGGCGGCGAGGAGCAGCAGCTTCTTCATCGGACACCTCCGAGAGCGCGGGCCCGAACGGGCTGACGTGGGCCTAACTGGACTCGAACCAGTGACCTCTTCCTTATCAGGGAAGCGCTCTAACCGACTGAGCTATAGGCCCCAACGGCGCACACTGCGCGCCGCACGAGGGTACCCCAGCGGGCACCCTGTTCCCAAACCGGATCAGTCGTCGGTGAGGGTCATCTGCACGCCACCCACGAGCTGCGCGCAGACGTTGTAGAGGAACGCCGAGAGAGTCGCGAGCGCCGTCAGCAGGAACACGTCGACCACCGCGATCACCGTGGCGAGCGAGATGACCCGGCCGAAGCCGACGTAGTCCATCAGGTTGAACGTCGACCCGGACGACGAGCCCAGCACCGTGCCCACCGTGCGGTTGACGTCGCTGAACACGCCCATCGTGTCGAGGATCATCCACAGCACGGCGACGAGGACGACCAGCGCGATGCCGATGGCGACCGACAGCAGGAAGCCGATCTTCATGACCGACCACGGGTCGACCTTGCCGAGCGTGAGCCGCACCTTGCGCGGCCCGCGCGGCGCCGGGCGAGCCCCCGCCGCGGCGGCCGGCCGCGCGCTGGTGGACGACGCAGGCGTCGCGGTGGCGGTCTGGCCACCCGCCGTGAACGGGCGGGTACCCGACCCGTACGCGTGATCCGGCGTGCTCACTGCTCGCCTCCCGGTGCGCCTTCGGCGTCGTCCCCGGCCGCGGGTGCGGCCGTCTCACCGTCCGACGGTACGCCATCCTCGGACGAAACGCCCTCGTCGACGCCGTCGACGACCTCGGCCTCCTCCTCGACCTCGCGCTCGACGTTGCGGGCGATGCCGATGATGGAGTCGCCCTTGTCGGGCATCGCGAACCGCACACCCTGCGTGTCACGCCCGGTCGACCGGACGCCGTCGACGCGCGAGCGGACGATCTTGCCCTTCTCCATGACGACGAGCACCTCGTCATCGTCCTGCACGAGCAGCGCGCCCACGAGGTCGCCGCCCTTGTCGGACATCTTGGCGACCTTGATGCCGAGACCACCCCGCCCCTGCACGCGGTACTGCTCGACCGGCGTCCGCTTGGCCAGACCGCTGGCGAACACGACGAACACCTCGACGTCCTCGCCCTGGCGCACGACGTCCATCGACAGCAGGCTGTCGTCATCGCGGAACTTCATGCCGGTGACGCCGGACGTCGCTCGACCCATCGGGCGCAGCGCCTCGTCCGTGGCGGTGAAGCGCACCGACTGGCCCTTGCGGGAGACCAGCAGCAGGTCGTCGTCCGGTGAGAGCAGCCGGGCCGCGACGAGCTGGTCGCCCACGACGTTGCCGTCGGCATCGACCCCGGTGTCACGCAGGTTGATGGCGATCAGGCCACCGCTGCGGTTGGAGTCGTAGTCGGCCAGACGCGTCTTCTTCACCAGACCGGCCTTGGTGGCCAGCACGAGGTACGGCTCGGCCTCGTAGTCGCGCAGGTCGAGCACCTGAGCGATCTGCTCGCCGGGCTGGAACGCCAGCAGGTTCGCGACGTGCTGGCCCTTGGCGTCGCGGCTGCCCTCAGGCAGCTCGTAGGCCTTCGCTCGGTAGACCCGTCCGAGGTTGGTGAAGAACAGCAGCCAGTGGTGCGTCGTCGTGGTGAAGAAGTGCTCCACCAGGTCGTCCCCGCGCAGCTGCGCCCCGCGCACGCCCTTGCCGCCGCGCCGCTGCGAGCGGTACTGGTCGACGCGCGTGCGCTTGGCGTAACCGCCGCGGGTGATCGTGACGACGACGTCCTCCTCGGCGATGAGGTCCTCCATCGACATGTCGCCGTCGAAGGGCCGGATCTCGGTGCGCCGGTCGTCGCCGTACTTGTCGACGATCGCGCCGAGCTCGTCGCCGACGATCTCGCGCTGGCGGGCCGGGGACTCCAGGATCGCGTTGTACTCGGCGATCAGCGTCTGCAGCTCCTCGAACCGGTCGAGCAGCTTCTGCCGCTCGAGGGCGGCGAGGCGGCGCAGCTGCATGTCGAGGATCGCCCGCGCCTGCAGGTCGTCGATGTCGAGCAGCTGCATCAGGCCCTCGCGCGCGTCGTCGACGGTGGCCGACGCGCGGATCAGCGCGATGACCTCGTCGAGCGCGTCGAGCGCCTTGAGCAGGCCGCGCAGGATGTGGGCCTCTTCCTCGGCCTTGCGCAGGCGGTAGCGCGTCCGGCGCTGGATGACCTCGATCTGGTGCTCGACCCAGTGCCGCACGAAGCCGTCGAGCGGCAGCGTGCGTGGCACGCCGTCGACCAGCGCCAGCATGTTGGCGCTGAAGTTGTCCTGCAGCTGGGTGTGCTTGTAGAGGTTGTTGAGCACGACCTTCGCGACGGCGTCGCGCTTGAGCACGATCACCAGGCGCTGGCCGGTGCGCGACGACGACTCGTCCCGGACGTCGGCGATGCCGCCGATCTTGCCGTCCTTGACCAGCTCGGCGATCTTCAGCGCGAGGTTGTCGGGGTTGACCTGGTAGGGCAGGTCGGTGACCACCAGGCACTGGCGGTTCTGGATCTCCTCGACCTCGACGATCGCGCGCATCGTGATCGAGCCACGGCCCGTGCGGTACGCGTCCTCGATGCCGCGCCGGCCCATGATGAGCGCGCCGGTGGGGAAGTCCGGGCCCTTGATGCGCTCCATGAGCGCCTCGAGCAGCGTCTCGCGGTCGACGTCCGGGTTCTGCAGGTACCACTGGACGCCGGACGCCACCTCGCGCAGGTTGTGCGGCGGGATGTTGGTGGCCATACCGACGGCGATGCCGTTGCTGCCGTTGACGAGCAGGTTCGGGAAGCGCGCCGGCAGGATCAACGGCTCCTGCGTCTTGCCGTCGTAGTTCGGCTGGAAGTCGACGGTGTCCTCGTCGATGTCGCGCACCATCTCCATGGCGAGCGGCGCCATCCGGCACTCGGTGTACCGCATGGCCGCGGCCGGGTCGTTGCCCGGCGAGCCGAAGTTGCCCTGGCCGTCGACCAACGGGTAGCGCAGCGACCACGGCTGCGCGAGGCGCACGAGGGTGTCGTAGATCGAGGTGTCGCCGTGCGGGTGGTACTGACCCATGACGTCACCGACGACGCGGCTGCACTTGTTGTAGCCGCGGTCGGGGCGGTAGCCGCCGTCGTACATCGCGTACAGCACCCGGCGGTGCACCGGCTTCAGACCGTCGCGTACCTCGGGAAGCGCGCGACCCACGATGACGCTCATCGCGTAGTCGAGGTACGACCGCTGCATCTCGAGCTGCAGGTCGACCTGCTCGATGCGGTCGGTGGTCGGGGGCGTCGGAGGCTGTTCGCTCACGGGGGTCCTTCGTCAGGGTCAGACGTCAGAGT is a window encoding:
- a CDS encoding alpha/beta fold hydrolase: MSLEDSTHDVRTVTIHGHALSFIDSGHGSAVLFIHGLLGSHRNWTHLVDRLDEDHRVIVPDLFGHGMSDKPRGDYSLGAHAATLRDLLDRLDVERVTLVGHSLGGGIAMQLCYLFPERVDRLALVASGGLGRTVSPLLRSATLPGAEWVLPVLASPLVRGGVDTVGRALSLTGWRAGADARIAWESFASLSDAESRRAFLATTRAVIDTGGQSISAHDRLAEAIAVPTLVVWGARDRLIPAGHAERARTAFTDVRVEVFESAGHFPHLEEPERFAAVLNDFMA
- a CDS encoding methyl-accepting chemotaxis protein, translated to MSTVQPGAATLTQGRPSRLGKLRDLGIGVKITGVLGLLLAVALVNGLTGVSAVRGLRGVRDGEVGRAVPYVQALYTIRLTAKSMANDERGALLTGDASYGAEIAKREIKLQDAIATARRLAPAGKDRQQLDQGVGQLAAWTDVVDQVLKLRATDAAGARELSFTKGRDLRKTYEDTFDQETQQAEKLLTQGTEFHDGVSRSQTTLAVTVALGVLLALLAGWLLIRNIVPRLKRQAQALSAVSTGDLTVRVNDDSRDEIGAMAAALNTATASVGTVVQAIRDNATDLASAAAQMSSTSEQIASSADESSAQAEVVSAAAEQVSRNAQTVAAGTEEMSASIREIAHQATSAAGVASQAVAVASSTSLTMAKLGDSSTEIGNVIKVITSIAEQTNLLALNATIEAARAGEAGKGFAVVAGEVKELAHETSKATDDIGRRVEAIQADTAAAVAAIDEISEIIARINDTQVTIASAVEEQTATTNEMSRNVAEAATGSSEIAQNITAMAHSAVQTSSSATATLSATEQLARMSAELEQQVARFQV
- a CDS encoding VOC family protein, with amino-acid sequence MDFRIELIPLAVADVDRSVAFYGDEVGWNVDHDVTVNEGLRFVQVTPPGSACSFCFGVGLEMMPPGSKQFIQVVVDDADAACAHLRERGVACSDVDEQPWGRFVRFDDPDGNRWALQQIVRPSGAAGS
- a CDS encoding OmpA family protein, which codes for MTSRRIAATGALAMVLLALPVAASASAVDDLPQPSQAELADSVHDIDLNVADIRPRVEDVETTSTEGDETVVSLRSDILFAFGRAELPDAASAKIKALLSSIPKGARLSVYGHTDSVGDAARNQSLSRARAAAVAAVVHQARPDLRLDVRGFGESRPVKPNTKDGKDNPEGRAANRRVELRYAS
- a CDS encoding cysteine hydrolase family protein, whose amino-acid sequence is MREDVAHHEWSIDQREIDRHVARRGREHAYVRLDPRTTALVVVDVVPFFVEESAYVRGILPKVNRLAGALRAEGGTVAWVVPRTTAPSPVTREFFGDRVAELYSQSGGAGAPRERLWRGLDVDPADVVVDKSGPSAFFPGTCDLHDLLAARAIATLVVTGTVTNVCVESTVRDASALGYRVVLVADGCAAVRDRDHDATLHVVYRSFGDVRATDDVLALIQAGGLEPGHADVL
- a CDS encoding nuclear transport factor 2 family protein: MSAFDLSTLTNFERQGWDSLTRSQGGDFYGALMTDDAVMVLVNGMVLDRATVASSLNDSPPWDTYELTDERLVQVSDDVAALLYRATATRAGDPEPFVALMTSVYRLQDGEPRLALYQQTTITH
- a CDS encoding RNA polymerase sigma-70 factor — its product is MTDCESLLADLRPVAFGIAYRMLGSVSEAEDVVQEALLRVHRALEAGEEVRSPRAFTATVTTRLAMDELRSARVRRERYVGDWLPEPVITDGRDDPAEQAVAADSLSLALLVVLESLSPEQRAVLLLHDVFGYGYGEITDIVGKSEANVRQLAVRARRHVEERRPRFTTTSERRAELAERFFAAAREGDLAGLESLLAHDVVLVGDGGGKAPSLARSQQGRSRVAHTLTNWLGVLRRLPDVEIRLAEVNGDPGALFSVGGQLYAVWALDVQGGEVAGVRAVVNPDKLAHLGPVGDANALVQQLRARPGD